One Lactobacillus sp. CBA3606 DNA segment encodes these proteins:
- a CDS encoding collagen binding domain-containing protein: MKGNKQILRLILGIVSLIALLFASQLATPAKAATNHNAKDFTTSASVINGPDFKHSETIDIQYKMEFGEIEIKDGDTITIDLPENLKAKTVGDKFDVLDEHGVKIGEAEVTSDSQVVITMNEALEGKVQDDLTINLATKYRGSDNGEKDVIFDLEDGEQSTSVINMVTNEANMSKKGTLQADGTIKWTIVVNRNEVDMKNLKISDTIGKYQTMINDIEVYNGEWVTDTTYKRRSDVDSDAYKVDYQENGFDLSFNDTVSNLIVIDYYTQITDEGQELIDSGYKFRNEAQMEWGGGISGGTNTEEANGKVSSSNGSSGIGGGSSSSIIDSSSSNIISSSSSSSDVDSSSNSSSDVDSSSSSSSSSSSSSSSSSSSSSSSSSSSSSSSSSSSSSSSSSSSSSSSSSSSSSSSSSSSSSSSSSSSSSSSGSSSSSTSSSSSSNSSNSTTDDSNSGSEGIEPDDFEDNTLVTPDTDEDTGTIDIDGGFDKDYDGATTVPATSSSATSTSQSVASVPTSSTTQPASATKKSSATTTVSKSEALTPGVQTTATLPQTNESSSDSHGLVAVGVLIATLTLGGGALLRHWF; encoded by the coding sequence TTGAAGGGAAATAAGCAAATTTTACGTTTGATTTTGGGGATCGTTAGTTTAATAGCCTTATTGTTTGCCAGTCAATTAGCCACGCCCGCAAAGGCAGCGACTAACCATAACGCAAAGGATTTTACAACTTCGGCATCAGTTATTAATGGTCCTGATTTTAAGCATTCGGAAACGATTGATATTCAATACAAAATGGAATTTGGCGAGATTGAGATTAAAGATGGGGATACCATTACCATTGATTTACCTGAAAATCTAAAAGCTAAAACCGTGGGCGATAAGTTCGATGTATTGGATGAACATGGCGTGAAAATTGGTGAGGCTGAGGTTACCTCGGATAGTCAAGTCGTTATTACGATGAATGAGGCCCTTGAGGGTAAAGTTCAAGACGATTTAACGATTAACTTGGCGACCAAGTATCGTGGCAGTGATAACGGTGAAAAAGACGTCATCTTTGACCTTGAAGATGGTGAACAGAGCACCTCAGTGATTAATATGGTTACTAATGAAGCGAACATGTCCAAAAAAGGGACGTTGCAAGCTGATGGAACGATCAAATGGACCATTGTGGTTAATCGTAATGAAGTTGATATGAAAAACCTAAAAATCAGCGATACGATTGGTAAATATCAAACGATGATTAATGACATTGAAGTATACAATGGCGAATGGGTTACCGATACGACCTATAAGCGTCGTAGTGACGTTGATAGTGATGCGTACAAGGTTGATTATCAAGAAAATGGTTTCGATTTATCCTTTAATGATACCGTCAGCAACCTCATTGTCATTGATTACTATACCCAGATTACCGATGAAGGCCAGGAATTAATTGACAGTGGCTATAAATTCCGTAACGAAGCTCAAATGGAGTGGGGCGGTGGCATTTCTGGTGGCACGAATACTGAAGAAGCCAACGGAAAAGTTTCCTCATCAAATGGGAGTAGTGGCATCGGTGGCGGTTCAAGTTCATCAATTATTGATTCGTCAAGTTCCAACATTATTTCGAGTTCATCGAGTTCCAGCGATGTAGATTCAAGCTCGAATAGTTCGAGTGATGTAGATTCGAGTTCATCAAGTTCAAGTTCATCAAGTTCATCAAGTTCATCAAGTTCATCAAGTTCATCAAGTTCATCAAGTTCAAGTTCATCAAGTTCATCAAGTTCATCAAGCTCAAGTTCTTCAAGTTCTTCAAGTTCTTCAAGTTCTTCAAGTTCTTCAAGTTCATCAAGCTCAAGTTCTTCAAGTTCTTCAAGTTCATCAAGCTCAAGTTCATCAGGTTCATCAAGTTCAAGTACATCGAGCTCTAGTTCTTCCAACTCATCAAATTCAACTACTGACGATTCGAATTCCGGTAGTGAGGGAATTGAGCCAGATGATTTTGAAGATAACACCTTAGTCACTCCGGATACCGATGAAGATACCGGGACCATTGATATTGATGGTGGCTTTGATAAAGATTATGATGGGGCCACGACCGTCCCGGCGACGAGCTCGTCAGCAACCAGTACTAGTCAATCGGTTGCAAGTGTGCCAACAAGTTCAACGACACAGCCAGCTTCAGCGACGAAAAAATCTAGTGCAACCACTACCGTTTCAAAAAGTGAGGCTTTGACGCCTGGTGTGCAGACCACGGCGACGTTGCCACAAACTAATGAATCAAGTAGTGATAGTCATGGGTTAGTGGCAGTCGGGGTTTTGATTGCAACATTAACTTTAGGCGGTGGCGCATTATTGCGGCATTGGTTTTAA
- the arsC gene encoding arsenate reductase (thioredoxin) produces MTKPARQLYFLCTGNSCRSQMAEGFAKQLLPADWTIRSAGIETHGLNPQAVTVMAEVGIDISKQTSTLIDPVYLKHCDLVVTLCGDARDRCPVTPPTVLKQHWPLPDPAQATGTLAEQLVVFRQVRDAIKSQILTLSTAADN; encoded by the coding sequence ATGACTAAACCAGCACGTCAACTTTATTTTTTATGTACGGGGAACTCTTGTCGCAGTCAAATGGCGGAAGGTTTTGCGAAGCAATTGTTACCGGCTGATTGGACCATTCGATCAGCGGGCATTGAAACGCACGGACTAAATCCGCAGGCTGTCACGGTGATGGCTGAAGTGGGAATAGATATTTCAAAGCAAACTTCAACGTTAATTGATCCGGTGTATTTAAAGCACTGCGACTTAGTGGTGACACTCTGTGGTGATGCCCGTGATCGTTGTCCAGTAACACCGCCAACTGTGTTGAAGCAGCATTGGCCGTTACCAGATCCGGCCCAAGCCACGGGAACTCTAGCCGAACAACTCGTTGTTTTTCGGCAAGTTCGAGATGCGATTAAAAGCCAAATATTAACATTAAGCACAGCTGCTGATAACTAG
- a CDS encoding bifunctional glycosyltransferase family 2/GtrA family protein: MMQIGVLIPALNPDDNLIKLTQALMTIRTPLAALIVVDDGSDVAHQAIFTRLMQFADPRIHILHHSHNRGKGAALKTGFNYCCQYFPALAGVATMDADGQHTVPALQACLTRFSAQPTALVLGVRQFTKKVPWRSQFGNRLTSQLVRAFTHQHISDTQTGLRVIPISYVQQLRDFPGDHFEFEFDMLLEARQSAIEIIEQPIPTIYFAGNRSSHFRVIHDSLAIYARFLKFAASSLASFLIDIGLFSAVLILLGNHVLNSILIATLVSRLLSAIANYLINHHLVFDHAGHRTLLKYGSLFLVQLLASGYLTGFLTQLLPASSGTVTPVLAKIIVDFTLFIISYQIQRDFIFKEGAHV; the protein is encoded by the coding sequence ATGATGCAAATTGGCGTACTCATTCCGGCACTTAACCCGGATGATAACTTAATTAAACTAACACAAGCTTTAATGACTATCAGAACGCCGCTTGCGGCCCTCATTGTGGTTGATGATGGCAGTGATGTGGCCCACCAAGCGATTTTTACTCGCTTGATGCAATTTGCTGACCCACGGATACATATTTTGCATCATTCGCATAATCGAGGTAAAGGTGCCGCCTTAAAAACCGGTTTTAACTATTGTTGTCAATATTTTCCAGCACTTGCTGGCGTTGCAACGATGGATGCGGATGGTCAACATACTGTGCCCGCTTTGCAAGCTTGTCTGACGCGTTTTAGTGCCCAACCAACGGCCTTAGTTCTAGGCGTGCGTCAATTCACCAAAAAAGTTCCTTGGCGTAGCCAGTTTGGCAATCGCTTGACGAGTCAACTAGTCCGTGCCTTCACACACCAGCATATTTCAGATACCCAAACTGGTCTCCGAGTTATTCCCATCAGCTATGTTCAGCAACTACGCGATTTTCCCGGTGATCATTTTGAATTTGAATTTGACATGTTACTTGAAGCTCGCCAATCAGCAATTGAAATCATTGAGCAACCAATTCCAACAATCTATTTTGCTGGCAATCGGTCCTCGCACTTCCGCGTTATTCACGATTCACTAGCCATCTATGCGCGCTTTTTAAAGTTTGCAGCTAGCAGCCTAGCCTCATTTTTAATTGATATTGGCTTATTCAGTGCTGTCCTTATCTTACTTGGTAACCACGTACTCAATAGCATTTTAATTGCAACGTTGGTTTCGCGGCTACTGTCAGCTATCGCTAACTATTTAATCAATCATCATTTAGTCTTTGACCATGCCGGTCACCGAACCTTGCTTAAATACGGGAGCCTATTCTTAGTTCAACTATTAGCCTCTGGATATTTAACTGGTTTTTTAACACAATTATTACCGGCAAGTTCAGGCACAGTCACCCCCGTTTTAGCTAAAATAATCGTCGACTTCACTTTATTTATAATTAGTTACCAAATCCAACGTGACTTTATCTTTAAAGAGGGCGCCCATGTCTAA
- a CDS encoding glycosyltransferase family 2 protein translates to MSNFKKIIYSLAVILSIIYLIWRLLFTIPWHASIFVLIFALLLVGSEIFSNLTAFILIFFRMLAFKNRRTLTIPDYDSEQPLPAIDIIVVTHNEDVELLRKTVNAATFIDYPDKSKVNVVISDDSNRPEVKALADEYHAAYYGMTGNTGAKAGNINHTLQFLHAPLFAIFDTDMMPFSGFLNDTVPLFMANFKQLQAADNTDKPLGFVQTPQSFYNADIFQFNLFSEKIVPNEQDFFSRDVNVLNGNNDTALFTGSNAVFLRKVVDEVGGFPTDTLTEDFELGTEINMAGYISLATSQPQSSGITPIDLKGVIKQRTRWARGVIQSCRNLHIFTNRKLSWKNRLILLNTYLYWWSFSRRIIYIIAPILYALFKIQVVMANFWILMVVWAPGYFLLHYVLKDTSDAIRNERWGEIQETFFAPYLFIPVILETLGIKARKFKVTEKNVTFSLLDKLYIIPYFLLWSATLISIIKFNYGKFGSEILVGSVITFWLLMHFINLSFCLFIAMGRPVYRKSERFSRQLTGDFWFGNTWYPIKTHDASEGGLSFSLAQTNRDINHLTLQRNQDIRLRLKSTDQYIHLNGRIMRVSQFNGRLSYSVQLTTLAANDRNHYLQLIYNGFNDTLPQTQDAWISPFDELYTNIMVRLQTMERRLSRWLRF, encoded by the coding sequence ATGTCTAATTTCAAAAAAATAATTTATAGTTTAGCGGTTATTCTTTCCATCATTTATCTCATCTGGCGGCTCTTATTTACAATTCCTTGGCACGCATCAATTTTTGTTCTGATTTTCGCTTTACTATTGGTTGGCAGTGAAATTTTTTCTAATCTAACAGCATTTATTTTGATTTTCTTTCGCATGCTGGCCTTTAAGAACCGGCGGACCTTAACGATTCCGGACTACGATTCAGAACAGCCCTTACCGGCTATCGATATTATCGTCGTTACTCACAATGAAGATGTCGAATTACTGCGCAAAACTGTTAATGCCGCCACTTTCATTGACTACCCAGATAAAAGTAAAGTTAATGTCGTCATTTCAGATGATAGTAATCGGCCAGAAGTTAAAGCGCTCGCCGATGAATATCACGCCGCTTACTATGGCATGACCGGCAACACCGGTGCCAAGGCGGGCAATATCAACCACACGTTACAGTTCCTACATGCACCGTTATTTGCTATTTTCGATACTGATATGATGCCCTTTTCCGGTTTTTTAAACGATACCGTACCTTTGTTCATGGCAAACTTCAAACAGTTGCAAGCTGCCGACAATACAGATAAACCACTAGGCTTTGTCCAAACGCCACAAAGTTTTTATAATGCGGATATTTTTCAATTTAACTTATTTTCTGAAAAGATTGTTCCTAATGAACAGGACTTCTTCTCTCGCGATGTCAACGTGTTAAATGGCAACAATGATACCGCCCTATTTACCGGATCGAATGCCGTATTTTTACGCAAAGTAGTCGATGAAGTCGGTGGCTTTCCAACGGATACCTTAACAGAAGACTTCGAACTCGGTACTGAAATTAATATGGCTGGCTATATCAGTTTGGCGACCTCTCAACCGCAGTCGAGCGGCATTACTCCCATTGATTTAAAAGGCGTAATTAAGCAACGAACACGGTGGGCACGGGGCGTCATTCAAAGTTGTCGTAATTTGCACATTTTCACCAATCGGAAGTTATCTTGGAAAAATCGTTTAATTCTACTCAACACTTATCTCTATTGGTGGTCCTTTTCACGGCGGATTATTTATATCATCGCCCCCATCTTGTATGCATTATTCAAGATTCAAGTCGTCATGGCTAATTTCTGGATTTTGATGGTTGTCTGGGCGCCCGGCTACTTTTTACTGCATTACGTTCTAAAAGACACTTCTGATGCCATTCGTAATGAACGTTGGGGCGAAATTCAAGAAACTTTTTTTGCCCCCTACCTATTCATTCCCGTTATCTTGGAAACCTTAGGCATTAAGGCCCGTAAATTTAAAGTCACGGAAAAAAACGTCACTTTCTCACTGCTAGATAAGCTGTATATTATCCCTTACTTCCTACTCTGGTCAGCGACTTTAATTTCAATCATTAAATTCAATTATGGTAAGTTTGGCTCGGAAATCCTGGTTGGGAGTGTCATTACTTTTTGGTTATTAATGCATTTTATCAATCTTAGCTTTTGTCTTTTCATTGCCATGGGTCGCCCGGTTTATCGTAAAAGTGAACGATTTTCTCGCCAGTTAACTGGTGATTTTTGGTTCGGGAATACTTGGTATCCCATCAAAACGCACGATGCATCTGAAGGCGGACTCTCCTTTTCGCTAGCGCAGACTAACCGTGATATTAATCATCTCACGCTGCAACGCAATCAAGATATTCGGTTGCGACTAAAATCAACCGACCAATATATTCACTTAAATGGTCGGATTATGCGGGTCAGTCAGTTCAACGGTCGCTTATCTTACAGTGTCCAACTGACAACGTTAGCAGCTAATGATCGTAATCATTATTTACAACTCATTTACAACGGTTTTAACGACACGTTGCCGCAGACGCAAGATGCCTGGATATCACCATTTGATGAATTATATACAAATATCATGGTCCGCTTGCAAACAATGGAACGACGTCTAAGTCGCTGGTTACGGTTCTAA
- a CDS encoding ABC transporter permease, with translation MAWLGLIVFIIALIGYSGTARYLGVSPYLSWITAMLVQILLLYVFAMLGWLRLGIWLVTGLGWLLFAVRIIFGIRGKGRLKFEGLHIFDLWMITLGLAMADVLYHSPLIHYDNFSHWALIVKFLVFEGRLPGAHDAIISFTSYPPATALYLTQFTTLVGFHDGTLLVGQFLLIWAASYAIFGLLRDRTRGLMSLILCFSIAVTYVFNIAIRLNNLLVDYVLPIFTIAALVGIYIYRKQPKLLGVHVAIFTATLLLVKNSATFFVIIIGVYYLYTLIKSTNGLGLKRWWRILYRFGLSLGIGLLPFLWWERHVHQTFTVSKHEISATAYRQQLSTEGTAKILKVGHKMISQLFNLNSLSVEGILLINATLIIGWLLIRFVSHQHSNLLGILGLIDLIFITYFASLFGMYALSMPYSEAIVLDGYERYMSSTVILNLLIGAMALVRAMDYALYEQRFERRSLRTFKSIFTKNFYQMATFIVLIFAIIMMFSEINGTNYANRYNRNTLPQQMKRIAQPWYHYSRTKVLIVDPHAGDVASYYTGFVAHYYFFTNHATGQENFMESPTDFAKNVQRYDYLAIPEYHHTFSVMVKKVYHQKVRTGLFRITRHGLKKISATATIGR, from the coding sequence ATGGCCTGGTTAGGTCTAATTGTCTTTATAATTGCATTAATCGGTTATAGCGGGACGGCTCGTTACCTAGGCGTTAGCCCTTATCTTTCCTGGATTACCGCAATGCTCGTTCAAATTCTATTACTCTATGTTTTTGCTATGCTCGGCTGGTTGCGCTTAGGTATTTGGTTAGTTACTGGCTTAGGCTGGTTGCTGTTCGCAGTCCGAATTATTTTTGGTATCAGAGGTAAAGGACGCTTAAAGTTTGAAGGGTTACACATTTTTGACTTATGGATGATTACATTAGGCCTCGCCATGGCCGATGTTTTATATCACAGTCCCTTAATCCACTACGATAACTTTTCACACTGGGCCTTAATCGTAAAGTTTTTAGTCTTTGAAGGCCGTTTACCGGGTGCACATGATGCGATTATCTCATTCACTTCATACCCACCCGCAACGGCGCTCTATCTCACCCAATTCACTACCCTGGTCGGCTTTCACGATGGTACGCTATTAGTCGGTCAATTCTTACTAATTTGGGCGGCTTCTTATGCCATCTTTGGCCTGTTACGTGATCGCACCCGTGGCTTGATGTCACTAATTCTCTGTTTTTCAATCGCGGTCACGTATGTTTTCAATATCGCCATCCGTCTCAACAATTTGCTCGTCGATTACGTCTTGCCTATTTTTACAATCGCCGCCTTAGTCGGTATTTATATCTATCGGAAACAACCCAAGTTACTGGGCGTGCACGTCGCCATCTTCACCGCCACACTCCTGCTAGTTAAGAATTCCGCGACTTTTTTTGTGATTATCATTGGCGTCTACTATTTATACACTTTAATCAAGTCAACGAACGGCTTAGGCCTCAAACGATGGTGGCGTATTCTTTATCGGTTCGGCTTATCGCTTGGTATTGGACTGCTGCCATTCCTTTGGTGGGAACGCCATGTTCATCAAACTTTTACCGTTTCGAAACACGAAATCAGTGCGACTGCCTATCGTCAGCAGCTTTCCACTGAAGGCACCGCTAAGATTTTAAAAGTCGGTCATAAAATGATCAGCCAACTTTTTAATCTCAATTCACTATCAGTCGAAGGCATTCTACTAATTAATGCCACGCTTATTATCGGCTGGTTGCTCATTCGATTTGTGAGCCATCAACATTCTAATTTGTTAGGTATCCTAGGACTGATTGATTTAATTTTCATCACTTATTTTGCCAGTTTATTTGGAATGTATGCCTTATCAATGCCCTATAGCGAAGCAATTGTCCTTGATGGCTATGAACGCTATATGTCTAGTACGGTAATTTTAAATCTCCTCATTGGGGCGATGGCCCTCGTGCGCGCCATGGATTACGCCTTATATGAGCAGCGTTTTGAACGACGAAGTCTCCGAACTTTTAAATCGATCTTTACTAAAAATTTCTACCAAATGGCGACCTTCATTGTCTTGATTTTTGCCATTATTATGATGTTCTCAGAAATTAACGGGACCAACTATGCTAATCGTTATAACCGCAATACTTTACCGCAACAAATGAAGCGGATTGCGCAACCTTGGTATCATTATAGTCGGACTAAAGTTCTGATTGTCGACCCCCATGCTGGCGATGTCGCCTCATATTACACCGGCTTTGTGGCGCATTATTATTTCTTTACCAATCACGCCACCGGTCAAGAAAATTTCATGGAATCGCCTACTGACTTTGCCAAAAACGTGCAACGCTACGACTATCTGGCCATTCCAGAATATCATCATACTTTTAGCGTGATGGTCAAAAAAGTTTATCATCAAAAAGTCCGCACCGGGCTATTTCGCATTACCCGTCACGGACTTAAAAAGATTTCAGCAACTGCAACTATCGGCCGATAA
- a CDS encoding DMT family transporter — protein MQKQTIGLSLASAGAFLWGSSGTVAQHLFETTAISPIWLVAVRMVVSGGLLLIYGFSQHLPMGAVFRRPRATSQLIVFSLFGMTGVQLTYFMAIQTGNAATAAILQFLSPVIIIIFLAIVHFRWPSKIDVISVGLAVIGTALMVTQGHLNRLALPVNAIIWGLLAAVGAAVYTLMPAHLLKAYGAIPIVGWSMLIGGGLVTVTTKAWRYEPTLSLLAWLEVGVVVIFGTMLAYLFFLQSLALILPTTASVLGAIEPLAATVLSGLFLHVTFNAIGILGAVLIVGITILQFMATKAARFGAPH, from the coding sequence ATGCAAAAACAAACAATCGGATTGAGCTTGGCGAGTGCCGGCGCCTTCTTATGGGGCAGTTCTGGTACCGTAGCCCAACACTTATTTGAAACGACTGCCATTTCACCGATATGGTTGGTGGCCGTCCGGATGGTGGTTTCTGGCGGGCTACTCTTGATTTACGGATTTAGTCAACACCTGCCAATGGGGGCGGTGTTCCGACGACCACGGGCGACTAGCCAATTAATCGTGTTTAGCTTATTTGGCATGACTGGGGTGCAACTAACGTATTTCATGGCTATTCAGACCGGTAATGCGGCGACGGCGGCAATTTTACAATTCTTATCACCGGTCATTATTATTATCTTTTTAGCAATTGTTCATTTTAGGTGGCCTAGTAAAATTGATGTGATCTCAGTTGGCTTGGCAGTGATTGGGACAGCTCTAATGGTAACGCAAGGCCATTTGAATCGGTTAGCCTTACCGGTGAATGCGATTATTTGGGGCTTGCTAGCTGCAGTCGGGGCGGCCGTCTATACATTAATGCCAGCGCACTTATTAAAAGCCTATGGTGCGATTCCAATCGTGGGCTGGTCAATGCTAATTGGGGGTGGCTTAGTGACCGTGACCACCAAAGCTTGGCGCTACGAGCCTACTTTATCACTTTTAGCGTGGTTAGAGGTGGGCGTGGTGGTTATTTTCGGCACCATGTTAGCCTATCTCTTTTTTCTACAAAGCTTGGCCTTGATTTTGCCAACGACGGCGAGTGTGCTGGGTGCCATCGAACCGTTAGCGGCGACCGTTTTAAGTGGCCTCTTTCTACATGTCACATTTAATGCCATTGGTATTTTAGGTGCGGTATTGATTGTTGGCATTACAATTTTGCAGTTTATGGCGACCAAAGCGGCTCGTTTTGGGGCGCCACATTGA
- a CDS encoding helix-turn-helix domain-containing protein, with the protein MVMRDLNIGTKIGLELLTDKWYALTLSNLAAQPVDFMVLRQRVRGLSTLKLLTVLAKLTELKLVVSTADYAYGLTPTGLELKTSLVQLEAWGNRAITAMNDPL; encoded by the coding sequence ATGGTGATGCGAGATTTAAATATTGGCACGAAAATCGGTTTAGAACTATTGACTGATAAGTGGTATGCACTGACTTTGAGTAACTTAGCTGCCCAACCCGTTGATTTTATGGTATTACGCCAGCGGGTACGGGGACTGTCAACGTTAAAGCTATTGACTGTGTTGGCAAAGTTAACGGAACTAAAATTGGTCGTATCGACTGCGGATTATGCCTATGGGTTAACGCCGACTGGCTTGGAATTAAAAACAAGTTTAGTTCAGCTCGAAGCTTGGGGAAACCGGGCGATTACAGCAATGAATGATCCGTTATAA
- a CDS encoding WxL domain-containing protein — protein sequence MLGWLVAFRQVPAARWCGYLGGLILGLSLWGPLTGQAAEMTDVMSAPQFHQTNGNAFGPGNSIDYPTLTAVTANQTQNNRLTTKTTKIAITFADTVAANGSSSFLFDDFHFDVMQRNPNPDQPGLSLVTAGATNLSNHTSKINFGRGKTQTLTVDLTKLQQALPIYIGFRFVASTMPQTAVTYQFGYFTSDPAIQLKPTIAGTLRPTDTVIRGTGTTVGDQITNSVNGITTVVGPDKTYTLDLGESLTAASQVTVTERNSMGDYGTATAMVVVPKLMIMSLKSQVAIQPDDLATLTDDSALVAWVVQQASIVATNPMVPNDDITYIATTDKLASQLQALSAGQSLAVAIRGQNKAGVQSDPLTIMVTKQAGQLSFGAVSPALVFGTLTIPARETVFQPQNTWEVNVNDTRAQGANWYIYANATAMTAKSQPLKGDLIYRDHTSQQILTNRSTLIATGTRTTATTTKVTTTAAQRREICLDVQPGVYAADYQGTVNWSLQDTPAA from the coding sequence ATGTTAGGTTGGTTAGTAGCATTTAGGCAGGTACCAGCAGCCCGTTGGTGCGGTTATTTAGGGGGGCTGATTTTGGGGTTGAGTTTATGGGGACCCTTAACCGGACAGGCGGCTGAGATGACCGATGTAATGTCGGCACCGCAGTTTCATCAGACGAATGGCAATGCATTTGGTCCAGGAAATTCAATTGATTATCCGACCTTAACGGCGGTCACGGCTAATCAGACGCAAAATAATCGGTTAACAACGAAAACTACGAAGATTGCGATCACTTTTGCCGATACAGTCGCTGCTAATGGGAGCTCGAGTTTTTTATTCGATGACTTTCATTTTGATGTCATGCAGCGTAACCCCAATCCAGATCAGCCGGGGCTTAGTTTAGTGACGGCTGGCGCGACTAATTTAAGCAATCATACGAGCAAAATTAATTTTGGCCGTGGTAAGACGCAGACTTTGACGGTTGATTTGACCAAGTTGCAACAAGCACTACCGATATACATTGGGTTTCGATTTGTGGCGTCAACGATGCCGCAAACGGCCGTGACCTATCAATTCGGTTACTTCACGTCGGATCCAGCAATCCAATTAAAGCCAACGATTGCCGGAACATTAAGGCCCACCGATACGGTTATTAGGGGAACGGGAACCACGGTTGGTGATCAGATTACGAACAGTGTGAATGGAATCACGACAGTGGTTGGTCCCGATAAAACCTATACTTTGGACTTGGGGGAATCATTAACGGCCGCTAGTCAGGTGACAGTCACTGAGCGCAATAGCATGGGCGATTATGGGACGGCTACGGCAATGGTCGTGGTGCCTAAATTAATGATCATGAGTCTTAAGTCGCAGGTGGCCATTCAGCCAGATGACTTGGCAACGTTAACTGATGATTCAGCACTGGTCGCCTGGGTGGTCCAGCAGGCAAGTATTGTTGCGACAAATCCGATGGTGCCCAATGACGACATCACGTATATCGCCACCACTGATAAGTTAGCGTCACAGTTGCAGGCCCTGTCAGCAGGACAATCGCTGGCAGTCGCTATCCGTGGTCAAAATAAAGCCGGGGTCCAATCTGATCCGCTGACGATCATGGTAACTAAGCAAGCTGGACAGCTTAGCTTTGGTGCGGTGTCACCGGCGTTAGTCTTTGGGACACTTACGATTCCGGCCCGTGAGACCGTCTTTCAACCGCAGAACACTTGGGAAGTTAACGTTAATGATACCCGGGCACAAGGCGCCAATTGGTATATCTATGCGAATGCCACCGCAATGACAGCGAAATCTCAGCCACTAAAAGGAGATTTAATTTATCGCGATCATACTAGTCAACAAATCTTGACTAATCGCTCAACTTTGATTGCGACAGGTACGCGGACAACGGCCACTACGACTAAAGTGACCACGACGGCGGCCCAACGGCGCGAAATTTGTTTGGATGTGCAGCCAGGGGTATACGCCGCTGATTATCAAGGGACGGTTAATTGGAGTTTGCAGGACACACCAGCGGCCTAG
- a CDS encoding WxL domain-containing protein, with amino-acid sequence MNKIAGSLVMTSALLLMTTMPMMAQAATNTQGTTAVTTTFTKGTSPVSPVEPTNPNQPTTAGDTSNGATGGAELALIYVTNSLGFGSHAIDVLNNQTYQVDTTSSASALWDSKAVVEVADVRGTGAGWNLTVTGENLTSTTGAIVKGASVTLPTGAVTNSGNKVNGAVSVGSEVALAKAGSASQILTAAKDNGTGVTVDQLSPAGLTLNVPANTVQAQTYATTLNWNLSDTPVS; translated from the coding sequence ATGAATAAAATAGCGGGTAGTTTAGTGATGACGAGTGCGTTATTATTAATGACAACCATGCCCATGATGGCCCAAGCTGCAACCAATACGCAAGGGACCACGGCCGTGACGACAACTTTTACTAAAGGGACCAGTCCCGTATCACCAGTTGAACCGACTAATCCAAATCAACCTACGACTGCGGGTGATACTAGTAATGGGGCGACTGGTGGTGCCGAGTTGGCGCTGATTTATGTGACGAATAGTTTAGGGTTTGGTAGTCATGCGATTGATGTTTTGAACAATCAAACGTATCAAGTGGATACCACTAGTAGTGCCAGTGCTTTATGGGACAGTAAAGCCGTGGTTGAAGTGGCGGATGTTCGTGGGACAGGTGCTGGCTGGAATTTAACCGTTACCGGTGAGAATCTGACGAGTACCACGGGTGCGATTGTTAAGGGCGCTTCAGTGACCTTGCCAACCGGCGCAGTGACTAACAGTGGTAATAAGGTAAATGGTGCTGTTTCGGTTGGAAGCGAGGTCGCCTTAGCCAAAGCTGGGAGTGCCAGTCAAATCTTAACGGCAGCTAAAGATAATGGGACTGGGGTGACGGTGGATCAATTGAGCCCCGCTGGGTTAACCCTAAATGTCCCAGCCAATACGGTGCAAGCACAGACCTATGCAACGACTTTGAACTGGAACTTAAGTGACACTCCGGTCAGCTAA